One segment of Scleropages formosus chromosome 23, fSclFor1.1, whole genome shotgun sequence DNA contains the following:
- the sall3b gene encoding sal-like protein 3b → MSRRKQANPQHLRSDQEPKAPHIASQEDAPGDGVDDADSGNESRSSSEETHVCEKCCAEFFKWSDFCEHQKNCRKNSLVLIMNENQVTPPSQVLSAELSPALSCPSDLADFEDAEGSHTLAEPDASVDGVEKDNAEREDEPMEAERSPEKPTHPEKPTDSSEPAVSLPQVPSPSSLMSYSMPNTNVILETLHGTRVAVAQFSQSFRPGASSGSSTMAIPMILDKLMSLQQQQMHQLQLIEQIRSQVAVMNGQPVQFALNAGVASQGPSLAASTGQLRALNATSIHPLPPIMSCAVNGQASLSLTPVLERSQEQNSQSSCGKSSPGITISPSVSTVSDPSNCTSASSLLPSFTKTSSRCSQPLNSSALPVGQSDLLSSSSDMPLQPQCSSSSVIFPNPLASIAATANALDPLSALVKQRKGKPPNVSIFDTKANSEDPFFKHKCRFCAKVFGSDSALQIHLRSHTGERPFKCNICGNRFSTKGNLKVHFQRHKEKYPHIQMNPYPVPEYLDNVPTSSGIPYGMSFPPEKPVTTWLDSKPVLPTIPTSVGLQLPPSLPSLGSYDSPSLTPLNRSPQRPSPTSSECASLSPNASAEQRTPAGSGSPQANIQGDTPSDLKTEGIHLPANCTTRPEKLPSPASQTLPATISTTTATTTLVTEPSTPPSSVSNPVLSIITDQFKAKFPFGGVLESMQTSETSKLQQLVENIDKKMTDPNQCVICHRVLSCQSALKMHYRIHTGERPFKCKVCGRAFTTKGNLKTHFGVHRAKPPLRVQHSCPICQKKFTNAVVLQQHIRMHMGGQIPNTPLLDDFQDMETDFSFDDKDFANMSNYDDELMDDNSMEDDIDLKEGDTEQSSSQIPSSGTPGIVSSPSVISHIAALDNQMKVTDSSVNMNHPLGFKSVENGVMDHDQLTTDSSSAVDLESQSAGSPAVSETSSSIQAISPTLSHSEKHQPKSPVMSNVEEFQEDRTAIKCEKPQSPAPAFEDGALDLTAVQFGKPVIKEEAPFSMLFLSKEHGPSQSSPSLVTSTAPSTIKIEINGHSKPLHTSEGSHLTFGIPTVPENGVTAGITSMLAPLAPPPPPRRTPKQHNCHSCGKSFSSASALQIHERTHTGEKPFGCSICGRAFTTKGNLKVHMGTHMWNNAPARRGRRLSVENPMTLLGGDAMKFSEMFQKDFAVRAMNIDPSFWNQYAAAITNGLAMKNNEISVIQNRGIPPLPVSLGGSGIPSLGSLTGGIERAHTGKSPPIISLEKTSMDLRASHPFSRFIEDDKEIGIN, encoded by the exons atGTCCCGGCGCAAGCAGGCGAACCCGCAGCACCTCCGCTCGGACCAGGAGCCCAAAGCACCCCACATAGCGTCACAAGAAGACG CTCCTGGGGATGGAGTGGACGACGCGGACAGTGGTAACGAGAGTCGCAGCAGCAGCGAGGAGACGCACGTCTGTGAGAAGTGCTGCGCCGAATTCTTCAAGTGGTCAGACTTCTGTGAGCACCAGAAGAACTGCAGGAAGAACTCCCTGGTGCTTATCATGAACGAGAACCAAGTGACGCCTCCCTCCCAAGTGTTGTCGGCCGAGCTCTCCCCGGCGCTCAGCTGTCCCAGTGACCTGGCCGATTTCGAAGATGCAGAGGGCAGCCACACGCTCGCTGAACCGGATGCAAGTGTAGACGGAGTAGAGAAAGACAATGCCGAAAGGGAAGACGAGCCCATGGAGGCAGAACGGTCCCCCGAAAAGCCGACGCATCCCGAGAAACCCACAGATTCGTCAGAGCCTGCCGTGTCCCTACCTCAGGTCCCCTCTCCATCTTCCCTGATGAGCTACAGCATGCCAAACACAAATGTAATTCTGGAGACTCTCCATGGCACCAGGGTGGCTGTGGCCCAGTTCTCCCAGAGCTTCCGCCCAGGGGCTAGCAGTGGGAGTTCCACAATGGCCATACCCATGATCCTGGACAAGTTGATGTccttgcagcagcagcaaatgcACCAGCTCCAGCTCATCGAGCAGATTCGTAGTCAGGTGGCCGTGATGAATGGGCAACCTGTGCAATTTGCCCTAAATGCAGGCGTTGCTTCCCAGGGTCCATCTTTGGCTGCCAGCACAGGCCAACTCAGAGCTTTAAATGCCACCTCCATCCACCCGCTTCCACCCATAATGTCCTGCGCTGTAAACGGACAGGCCTCTCTCTCCCTAACTCCTGTCCTCGAGAGGTCACAGGAACAAAATTCTCAATCTTCCTGTGGAAAGTCCAGTCCAGGAATAACCATCAGTCCATCGGTTTCCACTGTTTCAGATCCCTCCAACTGCACTTCTGCATCCTCTTTGCTCCCATCTTTCACTAAGACAAGCAGCCGCTGTTCCCAGCCTCTGAACTCAAGCGCTCTACCAGTGGGACAAAGTGACCTGCTTAGCTCATCCTCTGACATGCCACTACAACCTCAGTGTTCCTCAAGTAGCGTCATCTTTCCCAATCCGCTAGCCAGCATCGCCGCCACGGCGAACGCGCTAGATCCACTCTCGGCTCTGGTGAAGCAGCGCAAGGGGAAGCCACCCAACGTGTCTATATTCGACACCAAGGCAAATTCAGAAGATCCCTTCTTCAAGCATAAGTGCAGATTCTGTGCAAAAGTGTTTGGCAGTGACAGTGCCTTGCAGATCCACCTGCGGTCACACACTGGGGAAAGACCTTTTAAATGCAACATTTGTGGCAACCGCTTCTCCACTAAGGGAAACCTGAAGGTCCATTTTCAGAGGCACAAAGAGAAGTATCCACACATTCAGATGAATCCCTACCCAGTACCGGAATACCTCGACAATGTGCCTACTAGCTCCGGCATTCCCTACGGAATGTCTTTCCCTCCGGAGAAGCCAGTGACAACATGGCTGGACAGCAAACCAGTTTTACCAACAATTCCTACTTCTGTGGGCCTTCAGCTCCCCCCGTCTCTTCCCAGCTTGGGTAGCTACGATTCTCCAAGTCTTACCCCCTTGAACAGGTCTCCACAAAGACCTTCCCCTACATCTAGTGAATGTGCATCTTTGTCTCCCAATGCTAGTGCTGAACAACGCACTCCTGCAGGCTCGGGTTCTCCACAGGCTAACATTCAGGGTGATACTCCCTCAGACCTGAAAACTGAGGGAATTCACTTACCTGCAAACTGCACAACCAGACCTGAGAAACTTCCCAGCCCTGCATCTCAGACCCTGCCAGCTACTATCAGTACAACCACAGCTACAACCACGCTGGTCACAGAGCCCAGTACTCCCCCATCTTCTGTCTCCAACCCAGTGCTTTCGATAATTACCGATCAGTTTAAGGCAAAGTTTCCGTTTGGTGGTGTCCTAGAATCAATGCAGACCTCAGAAACCTCAAAGCTGCAACAGTTAGTGGAGAACAttgacaaaaaaatgacagaccCTAACCAGTGTGTCATTTGCCACCGTGTGCTCAGCTGTCAGAGTGCCCTGAAAATGCACTATCGAATTCACACTGGGGAGAGGCCCTTCAAATGCAAGGTTTGTGGCCGAGCATTCACCACTAAAGGCAACTTGAAGACGCATTTTGGCGTCCACAGGGCTAAACCTCCGCTGCGCGTTCAGCACTCGTGCCCAATATGTCAGAAAAAGTTCACCAATGCTGTTGTTTTGCAGCAGCACATCCGTATGCACATGGGTGGCCAGATCCCTAACACACCACTGCTTGATGACTTCCAGGACATGGAAACGGACTTCTCCTTCGACGACAAAGATTTTGCCAACATGAGCAACTATGATGATGAACTAATGGATGACAACTCTATGGAGGATGACATAGACCTCAAGGAAGGTGATACAGAGCAATCCAGTTCTCAGATTCCTTCTTCTGGTACACCTGGCATTGTGTCTTCTCCTTCAGTTATTTCACACATTGCTGCTCTAGATAATCAGATGAAAGTGACAGACTCCTCGGTAAACATGAACCACCCTCTGGGATTTAAGTCAGTGGAGAATGGTGTTATGGACCATGATCAGTTGACTACTGACTCATCCTCTGCAGTAGACTTGGAGAGCCAGAGTGCTGGAAGTCCAGCTGTCTCTGAGACATCCAGCTCCATTCAGGCTATTTCCCCAACTCTTAGCCATTCTGAGAAGCATCAGCCCAAGTCTCCGGTTATGAGCAATGTTGAAGAGTTCCAGGAAGATAGGACTGCGATCAAGTGTGAAAAACCCCAGTCTCCTGCACCTGCGTTCGAAGATGGAGCACTGGACCTTACAGCAGTCCAATTTGGCAAGCCTGTCATCAAAGAGGAGGCACCCTTCAGCATGCTGTTCTTGAGTAAAGAGCATG GTCCAAGTCAAAGTTCTCCAAGCCTGGTGACCAGCACAGCGCCCAGCACAATCAAAATCGAAATCAATGGCCACAGCAAGCCCCTCCACACAAGTGAGGGGTCACACCTAACGTTTGGTATCCCCACAGTCCCAGAGAACGGGGTCACCGCTGGAATCACCTCCATGCTTGCCCCGCTTGCCCCGCCTCCCCCACCCCGTCGGACTCCCAAGCAGCATAACTGCCACTCATGCGGGAAAAGTTTCTCCTCAGCCAGTGCCCTGCAGATCCATGAGCGAACGCACACTGGGGAGAAACCTTTTGGGTGCTCAATCTGTGGCAGAGCTTTCACCACAAAAGGAAACTTAAAA GTGCACATGGGCACCCATATGTGGAACAACGCACCAGCCCGGAGGGGACGCCGTCTGTCGGTGGAGAACCCCATGACTCTGCTTGGCGGTGATGCCATGAAGTTCAGCGAAATGTTTCAAAAGGACTTTGCAGTAAGAGCCATGAACATCGACCCCAGCTTCTGGAACCAGTACGCGGCAGCAATCACCAATGGCCTGGCAATGAAGAACAACGAGATCTCAGTCATTCAGAACAGGGGGATCCCCCCGCTTCCCGTCTCCTTGGGGGGCAGCGGCATTCCCTCGCTGGGGAGCCTCACGGGGGGCATAGAGAGGGCGCACACTGGCAAGAGTCCACCCATAATAAGTCTTGAAAAAACAAGCATGGACCTGAGAGCCAGTCACCCCTTCTCCAGGTTTATTGAGGACGACAAAGAGATTGGAATCAACTAA